The Leptospira fainei serovar Hurstbridge str. BUT 6 genome includes a window with the following:
- a CDS encoding iron-containing redox enzyme family protein: MGTFRDELIALVADHKVLTSNPWLEQREKRMERYDLLLWLKQEYFVSVAFVNWFLNTAAISDFVSSKIVLVENIWEELGEGEEDEAHVSLLKRFLAEMQESVTAEDILPETAQYLNLMQRITTTDFFAALGALGPANEYLLKLEYGRMFLSYKELKSRISLPEGKFFQVNLDADESHSEKLFRLIEDVANDEQKRQRVREGAVLALNARLVFYDGLQRVAEPISKK; this comes from the coding sequence ATGGGAACGTTTCGAGATGAATTAATCGCCCTTGTTGCGGATCATAAGGTTTTAACTTCCAATCCCTGGTTGGAACAACGGGAAAAACGGATGGAAAGATACGATTTGCTCCTCTGGCTAAAGCAGGAATACTTCGTTTCGGTCGCATTCGTTAATTGGTTTTTGAATACGGCCGCAATATCCGATTTCGTGTCTTCGAAAATCGTTTTAGTGGAAAATATTTGGGAAGAATTGGGGGAAGGCGAGGAAGACGAGGCGCATGTTTCCCTTCTTAAAAGATTTCTTGCAGAAATGCAAGAATCCGTCACAGCCGAGGATATCCTACCGGAAACCGCGCAGTATCTGAATTTGATGCAAAGAATCACTACAACGGATTTTTTTGCCGCTTTGGGTGCGTTAGGACCTGCAAACGAATATTTGCTTAAATTGGAATATGGAAGGATGTTTCTTTCTTACAAGGAATTAAAATCCCGTATTTCTCTTCCCGAAGGAAAATTCTTTCAAGTGAATTTGGATGCAGACGAATCACATTCCGAAAAATTATTTCGTTTAATCGAGGACGTCGCTAACGACGAGCAAAAGCGTCAGCGAGTCCGAGAAGGTGCAGTTCTTGCCTTGAATGCACGCCTCGTCTTTTACGACGGCCTACAACGAGTCGCCGAGCCCATCTCGAAAAAGTAA
- a CDS encoding heterodisulfide reductase-related iron-sulfur binding cluster codes for MAISKIAFHVIFTVLFAVANFVFVRAVLYRLKLVFNGRKAAGTEDFREHPNWGFRIKSFLVNVILQKKNFKEPLRGIMHAFIFYGFVTYLLHTSSQMVAGIFGYGLEDAYKFSLVGSVFGDTANYVYEYVLQFVTVLVLVGLGFFAWRRWIQKAKGLDVHSPASAIVIAMISILMISTLLGEGAKAVGAEYADPIHDAAPIAAAIGNIWQAIGVEYSTADLVVQIMWWSHILAVFAFMLYVPTSKHAHLIFAPFNYFLQSDTPKGALSKLNLEDETAVWGVNRAEDFPWPNLLDGLSCIECGRCQVQCPANRTGKVLNPKAIIVDLKHALMDKLPEVAKIRESQGEGAADAVAAIDTGVINNYEGLSEEALWGCTTCYACVEACPVGNNQVNAIMEMRRHLVLAESKFPTELQNAFVNMENNSNPWGVAAHSRADWAEGLGVKTMAEDSNVDVLYWVGCAGAYDDRNKRIAQSFVKILQKADVKFGILGTEEGCSGDSARRGGNEYLYQTLAQANVDTMNGYNVKKIVTACPHCYNTIKNEYPQFGGNFEVIHHSEFINELSKSGKIEVGVAEDANAGKYTYHDSCYIGRYNDNYENPRDVVKKVSGGKLSEPSDHHTKGLCCGAGGAQMWMEEQNNDRVNFKRTNQLLATGATTIATACPFCITMITDGVKQEGKVEEVKVKDIAELVAENLK; via the coding sequence ATGGCTATATCCAAGATCGCCTTCCACGTGATTTTCACGGTTCTGTTCGCAGTCGCGAACTTCGTGTTCGTCCGCGCGGTCCTCTACCGCCTCAAACTTGTTTTCAACGGTAGAAAAGCAGCCGGAACCGAAGACTTCCGGGAACACCCGAACTGGGGATTCAGAATCAAGAGTTTCCTAGTAAACGTAATCCTTCAAAAGAAGAACTTTAAAGAACCGTTACGTGGAATTATGCATGCATTTATATTCTACGGATTCGTAACATATTTGCTACATACGTCCAGCCAAATGGTGGCGGGAATATTCGGTTACGGACTGGAAGATGCATATAAATTTTCCTTAGTCGGATCCGTGTTCGGTGATACCGCCAATTACGTTTACGAATATGTCCTGCAATTCGTGACCGTCTTAGTTCTTGTAGGTTTGGGTTTCTTTGCATGGAGACGATGGATTCAGAAAGCCAAAGGATTGGACGTGCATTCTCCTGCGTCTGCGATCGTAATCGCGATGATTTCCATTTTAATGATTTCGACGCTATTGGGAGAAGGTGCAAAAGCTGTCGGAGCGGAATACGCAGACCCCATTCATGATGCAGCTCCTATCGCCGCCGCGATCGGGAATATCTGGCAGGCAATCGGTGTGGAATACTCTACTGCAGATTTAGTCGTTCAAATTATGTGGTGGTCTCACATTCTTGCGGTTTTCGCATTTATGCTGTACGTCCCGACCTCCAAACACGCACACTTGATCTTTGCACCGTTTAACTACTTTCTACAATCCGATACGCCTAAAGGCGCCCTGTCCAAGTTAAACCTAGAGGACGAAACGGCGGTCTGGGGAGTGAATCGTGCGGAAGATTTCCCTTGGCCGAATCTACTCGACGGTCTTTCCTGTATCGAATGCGGTCGTTGCCAAGTACAATGCCCCGCTAACCGAACCGGAAAAGTTCTGAATCCGAAAGCTATCATCGTAGATTTAAAACATGCACTAATGGACAAGCTTCCCGAAGTTGCAAAAATTCGCGAAAGCCAAGGCGAAGGAGCCGCAGACGCTGTTGCCGCCATCGATACCGGTGTCATCAATAACTACGAAGGCCTTTCCGAAGAAGCGCTTTGGGGTTGTACTACTTGTTATGCTTGCGTAGAAGCTTGTCCTGTCGGAAACAATCAAGTCAATGCGATCATGGAAATGCGCAGACACTTGGTTCTTGCAGAATCAAAATTCCCCACCGAACTACAAAATGCGTTCGTGAATATGGAAAATAATTCGAATCCTTGGGGTGTTGCAGCTCACTCTCGTGCAGACTGGGCGGAAGGGCTCGGCGTCAAGACTATGGCCGAAGACTCCAATGTAGACGTTCTTTATTGGGTAGGTTGCGCAGGCGCCTATGATGATCGGAACAAACGGATCGCTCAATCGTTCGTTAAGATTCTTCAAAAAGCGGACGTCAAGTTCGGAATCTTAGGCACGGAAGAAGGCTGTTCGGGGGATTCTGCACGTCGCGGTGGAAACGAATATCTCTACCAAACGTTAGCTCAAGCAAACGTGGACACAATGAACGGATATAACGTAAAGAAAATCGTTACCGCTTGTCCTCACTGCTACAATACCATCAAGAACGAATATCCGCAATTTGGCGGAAACTTTGAAGTGATCCACCACTCCGAGTTCATCAACGAACTCTCTAAGAGCGGAAAAATCGAAGTGGGTGTCGCAGAAGATGCAAACGCAGGCAAGTATACCTATCACGATTCTTGTTACATCGGACGTTATAATGACAACTACGAAAATCCTCGTGACGTAGTTAAGAAAGTTTCCGGCGGAAAATTGTCCGAACCTTCCGACCATCATACCAAAGGACTCTGTTGCGGAGCCGGCGGAGCGCAAATGTGGATGGAAGAGCAGAACAATGATCGCGTTAACTTCAAGCGAACGAATCAATTACTTGCAACCGGTGCGACCACTATCGCTACTGCGTGTCCGTTCTGTATCACAATGATCACGGACGGAGTAAAGCAAGAAGGTAAAGTCGAAGAAGTAAAAGTGAAAGACATCGCTGAATTAGTTGCTGAAAACTTGAAGTAA
- a CDS encoding DCC1-like thiol-disulfide oxidoreductase family protein: protein MNEKIFLYDGECEFCANLAEILKDKCLDKSVQFQSFRTLEKYELQKIHPALTPEVTAGNVQFIDSGVRYPGFFAVRKLSHSLSGWRWAAPLLYFPFVPIIGILAMNLLKAFRKKGTAT from the coding sequence ATGAACGAAAAAATCTTCCTTTACGACGGCGAATGCGAATTTTGCGCCAATTTAGCCGAAATTCTGAAAGACAAATGCCTGGACAAAAGCGTCCAATTTCAATCGTTTCGAACATTAGAAAAATATGAATTACAAAAAATTCATCCCGCGTTGACGCCGGAGGTGACGGCCGGAAATGTGCAATTCATAGACAGCGGCGTCCGGTACCCCGGATTTTTTGCAGTTCGAAAACTTTCCCATTCTCTATCTGGATGGCGTTGGGCTGCCCCGCTCCTATATTTTCCCTTTGTGCCGATCATAGGAATTCTGGCCATGAATCTACTAAAGGCATTTAGAAAAAAAGGGACTGCTACATAA
- a CDS encoding LIC11299 family lipoprotein, with protein sequence MLRFSDIRSRILLECIALAAILSVCACGPSHKERVHLETGVSVKILGPHKYEFIAMGKASVVSVDEQDVFKMKKSSCEAAKLQVTQRLDELEPNQKHRLFFLEQKAQTYFGDGEYCELTYIYELPPAKK encoded by the coding sequence ATGTTACGTTTCTCCGATATAAGAAGTCGAATTTTATTAGAGTGTATAGCGCTCGCAGCGATACTATCGGTCTGCGCGTGTGGACCTTCTCATAAAGAGAGAGTCCATTTAGAAACCGGGGTAAGCGTGAAGATACTCGGGCCTCATAAATACGAGTTCATTGCGATGGGTAAAGCTTCCGTCGTCTCAGTGGATGAACAGGATGTTTTTAAAATGAAAAAATCCTCTTGCGAAGCGGCGAAATTGCAAGTAACTCAAAGGTTGGACGAGCTGGAACCGAATCAAAAACATCGGCTTTTTTTTCTGGAACAGAAGGCGCAGACGTATTTCGGCGACGGCGAATACTGCGAACTTACTTATATATACGAACTTCCGCCGGCCAAGAAGTGA
- a CDS encoding HAD family hydrolase: MALSMNWNPKSVRALAFDVDGTLFSSEGIILETYAEAIRRFSLASGIPLEIPDREKIMLEIGKPVKTIFLNLVPQLKESERDQISDSVLHLLVDKIRAGEGEFYPKVLETVSSLKQKGYRILAASNGRRPYVETILEVSGVLPLFDPILILDNSSLKSKADLVAKYLVDYALSPEALLMIGDRSSDYEAARKNQCPFAFCAYGHAPVGEIPDWEVSLAQLQDLDKIF; the protein is encoded by the coding sequence ATGGCCTTGTCCATGAATTGGAATCCTAAATCGGTTCGAGCCCTCGCCTTCGACGTTGACGGAACTTTGTTTTCCTCCGAAGGAATTATTTTAGAAACCTATGCCGAAGCGATTCGCCGGTTTTCACTCGCCTCCGGAATTCCTCTTGAGATCCCGGATCGTGAGAAAATCATGCTCGAAATCGGAAAACCGGTCAAAACCATTTTCTTAAATCTTGTCCCTCAACTAAAGGAATCCGAAAGAGACCAAATCTCCGATTCGGTATTGCATTTATTGGTGGATAAGATTCGTGCCGGGGAGGGAGAATTTTATCCCAAAGTTTTGGAAACCGTTTCTTCGCTAAAACAAAAAGGTTACCGAATCCTTGCGGCTTCTAACGGACGCAGGCCATATGTCGAAACCATCCTGGAAGTCTCGGGAGTTCTTCCCCTTTTCGATCCGATCCTGATTCTAGATAATAGTTCTTTAAAAAGCAAAGCCGACCTTGTGGCAAAATACTTGGTCGATTACGCTCTTTCTCCGGAGGCCCTTTTGATGATCGGGGATCGTAGCTCCGACTATGAAGCGGCTCGAAAAAATCAGTGCCCCTTTGCATTCTGTGCGTACGGACACGCGCCGGTTGGAGAAATACCGGATTGGGAAGTTTCCCTTGCTCAATTGCAAGACTTGGACAAGATATTCTGA
- a CDS encoding GerMN domain-containing protein has product MPESEKLKSLLYVLTGILFVLVLLDKSTGAGFKSTANGGEPGFFSTFNTIGKTTPQPPQATSGKQTHEEVMDKAEDEILSELMQNGGQTVGQNWTESETTDSDDIFIPVVDNPKATISESAGNQEVQHEPGEIELYFLKFYGKGNKSHSRLVRVKRRHTSGDKVNFILKELSKGPDQDEKRSGVLNALPAKFSYSNEYSVENGILKLSLGSEFETGAGPELLKDRVDQLCYSLMENLNVKGIRLYINGKKVRSLGGVGLPIPEVLTKNPRKIAVL; this is encoded by the coding sequence GTGCCGGAATCGGAAAAATTGAAATCCCTCTTATACGTTCTGACCGGTATTTTATTTGTCTTGGTTCTATTGGATAAATCGACCGGAGCAGGATTCAAATCTACCGCAAACGGCGGTGAGCCCGGCTTCTTTTCGACATTCAATACGATCGGGAAAACGACACCTCAGCCTCCTCAAGCCACATCCGGAAAACAAACTCACGAAGAAGTGATGGATAAGGCAGAGGATGAAATTCTTTCCGAATTAATGCAAAACGGAGGACAAACGGTCGGCCAAAACTGGACGGAAAGCGAGACCACCGACTCGGACGATATCTTTATACCGGTTGTCGATAATCCAAAAGCTACAATTTCAGAATCTGCTGGCAATCAAGAGGTCCAACACGAACCGGGAGAAATTGAACTGTATTTTCTCAAATTCTATGGAAAGGGAAACAAAAGTCATTCAAGGCTCGTTCGAGTCAAACGCAGGCATACTTCCGGCGACAAAGTAAATTTCATTCTAAAGGAGTTATCAAAAGGACCCGATCAGGATGAAAAAAGAAGCGGCGTATTGAATGCCCTTCCTGCAAAATTCTCCTACTCCAACGAATATTCCGTAGAAAACGGTATTCTGAAACTTTCCTTAGGCAGCGAATTCGAAACGGGCGCGGGTCCGGAATTGTTAAAAGATCGTGTGGATCAACTCTGCTATAGTTTAATGGAAAACCTAAACGTAAAAGGAATCCGGCTCTATATCAATGGTAAAAAAGTCCGTTCCTTAGGTGGTGTTGGGCTTCCTATCCCCGAGGTTCTTACCAAGAATCCTAGGAAAATTGCCGTACTATAA
- a CDS encoding D-alanine--D-alanine ligase family protein produces the protein MKNENSSVLLVADVYDSDLAQNLTQEWENLESIEYIKSCLEESGELVELVGSPPDLLNRLSFFTTLPFSERPVLFHLLEGFLSRNREAWLPALAEYFGFPHTGSDAYAHTLSLDKHASKLFSRSLGIPTANWGCIEGIDFYEEMNSVQGFPDDSEFPIFLKPRYEGSSLGIGQSNIVSSRASLNQFLQEKGNSHSSWIWESYLPGEEWTVAVIGSPKEGYRVSQVARICLENSDETVYGQLTKTKSSMPERLIFDLDPERSELIRSFSLSLCRKVRTTGAVRLDWKSTLSGHPQFLEWNTTPGLSPFYSSFPICYTREFGNYSSLLSDLLRMARSEFQEERFGYAKMKSSKGVFDRR, from the coding sequence ATGAAAAATGAAAATTCCTCCGTTTTGCTTGTCGCGGACGTTTATGATTCGGATCTTGCTCAAAATTTAACCCAAGAGTGGGAGAATCTTGAATCGATCGAATACATAAAATCCTGTTTAGAAGAATCGGGTGAACTCGTAGAGTTAGTTGGATCGCCGCCGGATTTATTAAACCGTTTGTCCTTTTTTACGACTCTCCCTTTTTCGGAAAGGCCGGTACTTTTTCATTTATTGGAAGGGTTTTTATCACGGAACCGAGAGGCCTGGCTTCCTGCGCTGGCGGAATATTTCGGTTTTCCACATACTGGTTCCGATGCTTATGCTCATACGTTAAGTTTAGATAAACACGCTTCCAAATTATTTTCTCGGTCTTTAGGAATTCCTACCGCGAATTGGGGATGCATAGAAGGAATTGATTTCTACGAAGAAATGAATTCTGTCCAAGGCTTTCCGGACGATTCGGAATTTCCGATTTTCCTGAAACCTAGATATGAAGGGTCGAGTTTAGGAATCGGCCAATCGAATATCGTTTCGAGTCGGGCTTCCTTAAATCAGTTTCTTCAGGAAAAAGGAAATTCGCATTCTTCCTGGATCTGGGAATCCTATCTGCCGGGAGAAGAATGGACTGTCGCAGTGATCGGATCTCCGAAAGAAGGATATCGAGTTAGTCAGGTCGCTCGTATCTGTTTGGAGAATTCGGATGAGACTGTCTATGGTCAGCTTACTAAAACTAAATCTTCGATGCCTGAACGACTGATCTTTGATCTCGATCCCGAACGGTCGGAGTTGATTCGATCCTTTTCCCTGTCGCTTTGTAGAAAAGTTAGAACGACCGGCGCCGTACGATTAGATTGGAAATCGACCTTAAGCGGGCATCCTCAATTTTTGGAATGGAATACGACTCCCGGATTATCGCCGTTTTATAGCAGCTTTCCGATCTGCTATACGCGTGAATTTGGAAATTATTCTTCTCTATTAAGCGATCTTTTGAGAATGGCAAGGAGCGAATTTCAAGAGGAAAGATTCGGTTATGCAAAAATGAAGTCCTCTAAGGGAGTGTTTGATCGTCGATGA
- a CDS encoding KamA family radical SAM protein — translation MEKAAMRKFVQNPVEEDAASLSKARQRLFSSFEWSDYKAQLRNRIQAQDLNLYFELTESERQGIQETVRLNVGASPYYLSLSDPFDPQCPIRKMIVPQREEAFFAPEESMDPLHEEDLSPVKGLTHMYPDRVLLFSNHECSVYCRHCMRGRKVSDSFERMEIIDLEACFDYIKGHPEISDVVISGGDPLNLSDSKIDMILENLEKISHVKICRIGTRNPVTLPMRITSELCKMIESHNTDNLSIFCNTQFNHEKECTSEAKEAVLRLLKAGVNIGNQCVILKGINDDGESMLRLHQKLLELRIRAYYMYDPELIPGSRGFRTPLYKGIQILEYMRGKIGGMGIPQFVNDLPGGGGKITLGPNWYLGFHKESKTHVFRSAVRGTYHLSPEPVDSDYESYYPELDPKVWESIRNSTYSVNKGVSVGDWRRS, via the coding sequence ATGGAGAAAGCCGCTATGAGAAAATTCGTTCAAAATCCTGTAGAAGAAGACGCGGCTTCACTGTCGAAAGCACGCCAAAGATTGTTTTCATCTTTCGAGTGGTCCGATTATAAAGCTCAGTTGCGCAACAGAATTCAAGCGCAAGATTTGAATCTGTATTTTGAATTAACCGAATCCGAACGGCAAGGTATTCAAGAAACCGTTCGTTTGAATGTAGGCGCGAGTCCTTATTATCTCTCCTTATCCGATCCTTTCGACCCTCAATGTCCGATACGTAAAATGATCGTCCCACAGAGAGAGGAGGCTTTTTTTGCGCCCGAAGAATCTATGGACCCTCTTCATGAGGAGGATCTTTCGCCGGTAAAAGGTCTTACGCATATGTATCCGGATCGGGTTTTATTATTTTCCAACCATGAATGTTCCGTTTATTGCAGGCATTGTATGCGCGGACGTAAAGTCTCCGATAGCTTCGAAAGGATGGAAATTATCGATCTCGAAGCGTGTTTCGATTATATAAAAGGACACCCTGAAATCTCGGACGTCGTTATTTCCGGCGGCGACCCGTTGAACCTTTCCGATTCGAAGATCGATATGATTCTCGAGAATTTGGAAAAAATCTCCCACGTCAAGATCTGTCGCATCGGCACTAGGAATCCTGTCACATTACCGATGCGAATCACTTCAGAACTTTGTAAAATGATCGAATCTCATAATACGGACAATCTATCTATTTTTTGTAATACTCAGTTCAATCACGAAAAGGAATGCACATCCGAAGCGAAAGAAGCGGTGCTGCGACTATTAAAAGCGGGTGTAAATATAGGAAACCAGTGCGTGATTTTAAAGGGAATTAACGACGACGGCGAGTCCATGTTGAGATTGCACCAAAAACTCTTAGAATTGAGAATTAGAGCTTATTATATGTACGATCCGGAATTGATTCCCGGATCCAGAGGCTTTCGAACTCCCCTCTATAAAGGAATTCAGATATTGGAATATATGAGGGGTAAAATCGGAGGTATGGGAATTCCTCAGTTCGTGAACGATTTACCCGGAGGCGGTGGAAAAATCACTCTCGGTCCGAATTGGTATTTGGGTTTCCATAAGGAGTCGAAAACCCACGTATTTCGTTCGGCAGTTCGTGGAACTTATCACCTGAGTCCTGAACCTGTCGATAGCGATTACGAATCGTACTATCCTGAATTGGATCCGAAAGTTTGGGAGTCTATTCGAAATTCTACATATTCGGTTAATAAAGGAGTTTCCGTCGGCGATTGGAGGAGATCCTAA
- the mqnC gene encoding cyclic dehypoxanthinyl futalosine synthase: MSPIFQKQATDIILEKALAGERISSGEALELYENGDHLKIMATARTLREKILPHSSASYTMFRVVNYTNYCNVECSFCSFMDEIGNGKGYVLSKEEILEKMDYAVSEGADQMFLQGGVYPDLPFDYYLDVISSVKQKYPEMHIRAFSPVEIINLEKITGKSLLDVLYLLKDAGLDSVPGAGAEILTDRMRNIISPKKATTEEWVLAMETCHEAGLPGSANIVFGSEETKAEVIEHLTVVRNLQDRTGGFLSFIPWTFQPQTKRFKVRSVPTTEYLKVLGISRIFLDNIRHIETSVMVLGKGVGQLALFSGADDISSVVIEENVLRSFGLKTEREAVKFLQEAGFSPKRRDLLYNYEKYEGREHSQSLS, translated from the coding sequence ATGAGCCCTATTTTCCAAAAGCAAGCGACGGATATTATTTTAGAGAAGGCCTTGGCCGGAGAGAGGATATCTTCCGGGGAAGCCCTAGAGCTGTATGAGAACGGCGACCATTTAAAGATTATGGCTACCGCTCGGACGTTGCGTGAAAAGATTCTTCCGCATTCCAGCGCCAGCTATACGATGTTTCGAGTAGTTAATTACACGAATTATTGCAATGTCGAATGTAGCTTTTGTTCCTTTATGGATGAGATCGGGAACGGGAAAGGATACGTTCTTTCTAAAGAAGAGATTCTGGAAAAAATGGATTACGCGGTTTCAGAAGGCGCCGACCAAATGTTCCTGCAAGGCGGAGTGTATCCGGATCTCCCGTTCGATTATTACTTGGATGTAATTTCCTCGGTAAAACAAAAATATCCGGAGATGCACATTCGGGCATTTTCTCCCGTTGAGATCATCAATCTTGAAAAGATTACCGGCAAATCCTTGCTGGATGTTCTCTATCTTTTAAAGGATGCGGGATTGGATTCTGTTCCCGGAGCGGGGGCCGAGATACTTACGGATAGAATGCGCAATATTATTTCCCCGAAGAAGGCAACGACCGAGGAATGGGTGCTTGCGATGGAGACTTGTCATGAGGCAGGTCTTCCAGGCAGCGCGAATATCGTATTCGGGTCCGAAGAAACGAAGGCGGAAGTGATCGAACATCTTACGGTCGTGAGAAATTTACAGGATCGGACAGGTGGGTTTCTTTCTTTTATTCCTTGGACGTTTCAACCTCAGACCAAAAGATTTAAGGTACGTTCGGTCCCGACCACCGAGTATCTGAAAGTTTTAGGGATCAGCAGAATCTTCTTAGATAATATTCGGCATATTGAAACATCCGTTATGGTTTTGGGAAAAGGGGTAGGACAACTTGCCTTGTTTAGCGGGGCGGACGATATTTCCTCAGTCGTCATCGAGGAGAATGTGCTTCGTTCTTTCGGTTTAAAGACGGAAAGGGAAGCGGTGAAATTCCTACAGGAAGCGGGATTTTCGCCTAAGAGAAGGGACCTCCTGTATAACTATGAAAAATACGAAGGGAGAGAGCATTCGCAATCGCTTTCATGA
- a CDS encoding GGDEF domain-containing protein → MVQWFPGSDLRARHLFKRILFNNYPSEFIERNLADIRQSLAIHYSFCILITFFTFLIPDSRTLSGEPLFLLYSSRITLVILSLVFLWRNSLKTDWNPKNMESYKVWSSSVLLVSFLPFLYLDEVHYDIYLHQATAILLSMNILLWLTTTTVVLVNLTFGIAFFGICYLSDSISNAFQEFPILLTYIFVGTFGNVIMNYWRMMDYRDKNKLSRAVIRLRKKNDQIRKISSVDDLTGLYNRRYLIEQFDIFKKRARRYKFNMALIILDMDHLKETNDKFGHMAGDEALQTLSAVMKSRVRATDVCARIGGDEFCILLDSVDPEGLDMLCESLRKGVEVQSLSIEDEHGTPVFITISIGASILPFDEDLTFDDLYQSIDSALYKSKSAGRNKVTIVAASKQDKQRDAFTSWPAEVRIYK, encoded by the coding sequence ATGGTTCAATGGTTTCCCGGTAGCGACCTTCGGGCCCGCCATCTATTTAAGAGAATTCTATTTAACAACTATCCTAGTGAATTCATCGAAAGAAACTTAGCCGACATTCGGCAGTCTCTCGCGATCCACTATTCCTTTTGTATCCTAATCACATTCTTCACATTTTTAATCCCGGATTCCAGGACCCTTAGCGGTGAACCGCTATTTTTACTTTACTCTAGCAGAATCACTCTTGTGATACTCTCCCTCGTATTTCTCTGGAGAAATTCGCTCAAGACCGATTGGAATCCGAAGAATATGGAATCCTATAAAGTGTGGTCCTCTTCCGTTCTGCTCGTTTCGTTTTTACCGTTCTTATATCTGGACGAAGTTCATTACGATATTTATCTTCATCAGGCTACTGCCATTCTTTTGAGTATGAATATCCTACTATGGTTGACCACGACAACCGTAGTGTTGGTCAATCTCACATTCGGAATCGCTTTTTTCGGAATTTGCTATCTCTCCGATTCCATATCCAACGCATTCCAGGAGTTTCCGATCCTATTAACCTATATTTTCGTCGGAACTTTCGGAAACGTCATCATGAATTATTGGAGAATGATGGACTATCGCGATAAGAATAAACTTTCTCGCGCGGTAATTCGCCTCCGAAAGAAAAATGACCAGATCAGAAAAATTTCCAGCGTCGACGATCTTACGGGCTTATACAACCGTAGGTATCTGATCGAACAGTTCGATATCTTCAAAAAACGCGCCCGCAGATATAAATTCAATATGGCCCTTATCATCTTGGATATGGACCATTTAAAGGAAACAAACGATAAATTCGGACATATGGCTGGCGACGAAGCATTGCAAACTCTCTCGGCCGTCATGAAATCCAGAGTCAGAGCGACAGACGTGTGCGCGCGGATTGGCGGCGATGAATTTTGTATTCTTCTAGATTCGGTCGATCCGGAAGGGCTCGATATGCTCTGCGAATCTTTAAGAAAAGGCGTGGAAGTACAGTCCTTGTCGATAGAGGACGAGCACGGAACCCCTGTATTTATAACGATTTCGATCGGAGCATCAATCCTTCCGTTTGATGAAGACTTAACCTTCGACGACCTATATCAATCGATCGACTCGGCTCTTTACAAATCGAAATCGGCCGGAAGAAATAAGGTTACCATCGTCGCCGCAAGTAAGCAGGACAAACAAAGAGATGCGTTCACTTCTTGGCCGGCGGAAGTTCGTATATATAAGTAA